A genome region from Triplophysa rosa linkage group LG24, Trosa_1v2, whole genome shotgun sequence includes the following:
- the shank3b gene encoding SH3 and multiple ankyrin repeat domains protein 3 isoform X2, which produces MPISPPADGKHEGLDRPRQQHAPTNGNYGDDSIRASPGTKSTSEPMEDLHGNAVVIRIGIPDLQQTKCLRLDLEAPVWVCKQRVLVTLTQSLTDVLNYGLYLPAFNGRAGKFLDEERLLSEYPLPTVTPVPYLEFRYKRRVYTQSYVDDKQLAKLHTKANLKKFMECVQQRSVEKVCRFLEKGLDPNFHDTDSGESPLTLVAQLDSCGDLIKVLRSGGAHLDFRTRDGLTALHKAVQTHNHVALTTLLDLGTSPDYKDSRGLTPLYHSAMVGGDPYCCELLLYDHAQLGYSDENGWQEIHQACRHGNVQHLEHLLFYGAEMSAQNASGNTALHLCALYNQEGCARVLLFRGANKEIKNYNNQTAFQVAIIAGNFDLAEIIKIHKTSDVVPFRETPSYSSRRRAVCISPRRSLMRSASDNALDESLPAPSPAPSLRSLPPLEPDDNVPTQRSPQAAHTHTRSLRRHTRGHLSPGSPVQREPSPPAVSRGPKRRLYSAVPGRTFIAVSSHTPQGEGEITLNRGERVKVLSIGEGGFWEGSVKGRTGWFPAHCVEEVQMRQYDPRLETREDRTKRLFRHYTVGSYDNYTSYSDYVIEEKSATLQKRDSEGFGFVLRGAKAETPIEEFTPTPAFPALQYLESVDLEGVAWRAGLRTGDFLIEVNGVSVVKVGHRQVVSLIRQGGSRLVMKVVSVTRKPDTGDVVRKKAPPPPKRDPSTSLTLRSKSMTAELEELEKLDEMLSSPKEPVVVMRPRPPDGDCRAATVKPRPTSRRITQAEISSLLERQGLPGVSLGVDRSHMQLPRGMSRTKSFGVPEDERISALIGEHRFPRSSSMTDSFRQDSIPPPPQTAPPPPPTPYFLDSGPPPSFLPPPPPSRAANQSRSSFRPGVEPKLHGPVTTDRQRKTRSMIILQDTAHLPVEPAPIARPQTPTSGAVPPERGRRRGPAVENPYANVGRLSAVYTPTKPQRRKSPLVKQGQVEESAQTSRDPSPLGGLRIPHSSRAEQFQQQVLSERARITPPGARRRPSVFLSVEGGATEPQTTPLLSQSHSVDELAELPPPAPMLSPGPPPGGTTFIHPLTGRPLDPSSPLALALAARERALSGRTTPTPTPSPTPSPTQGRAVERPETEGGATPPAPLEAPPSNSWRDEPVSITESTSQVTSGSPGSGRSLEESLAAPSVQGVQTTLMDTEHSQPAVPPPMPSPAPTLSNLTTRSLTMSSEEDAEPYTVTLPPALLSSSDEETREELRKIGLVPPPQPFSNGLLIKETPKATLSISPTGSRPSIAKTSSGKASDSTADSGVEDPHMETTSTVSTVSSMSTLSSESTDSAHASKPRCGVGRGRPAHLRDPLLKQSSDSELLPHPPSTGPTRPRYLFQRRSKLWGEEPRTQVGGADESRPAAMGAELLSKDTHSLGEEPPMGAPLDPGRRSPVGGARCEENGGESKSLFSSLGELHTISQRSYGTTFTIRPGSRYPVTRRTPSPGATPERSEPLGPVRTFGPHHHHHTILKSSSLSLPQEPKEVRFVMRSASARARSRSPSPSPCASPCPSPVLGGPLLALRPFRQRPLALWSKYDVGEWLESVGLGEHRARFLEHEIEGAHLPALTKDDLAELGVTRVGHRMNIERALKQLLDS; this is translated from the exons ATGCCTATCAGTCCACCTGCCGACGGCAAACATGAGGGTCTCGACCGGCCGCGGCAACAACACGCCCCTACCAACGGTAACTACGGAGATGACAGCATTCGGGCCTCTCCTGGGACTAAATCTACCTCCGAACCTATGGAGGATCTCCACGGAAACGCAGTTGTCATCCGCATCGGAATCCCTGATCTGCAGCAAACG AAATGCCTGCGATTGGATCTTGAAGCTCCAGTTTGGGTTTGTAAGCAGCGAGTTCTGGTCACTTTGACACAAAGCCTGACCGATGTGCTTAACTATGGCCTCTACCTCCCTGCCTTTAACGGGCGCGCCGGAAAGTTCCTCGATGAGGAGAGATTGCTCAGCGAGTACCCTCTCCCTACGGTCACACCCGTCCCATACCTAGAA TTCCGGTATAAGAGGCGTGTTTACACTCAGAGCTATGTAGATGACAAGCAACTGGCTAAATTACATACCAAG GCCAATTTAAAGAAATTTATGGAGTGTGTTCAACAGAGGAGCGTAGAAAAGGTCTGCAGGTTTTTGGAGAAAGGGCTGGACCCCAACTTTCACGATACTGACAGCGGAG AATCTCCTCTGACTCTCGTGGCCCAGCTGGACTCATGTGGCGATCTGATCAAGGTGTTGAGGAGCGGAGGGGCTCACCTGGACTTCAGAACCAGAGATGGCCTGACTGCGCTGCACAAAGCGGTCCAAACGCACAACCATGTAGCACTGACT ACATTGTTGGATCTGGGGACCTCTCCAGACTATAAAGACAGTCGTGGGCTTACCCCCCTCTATCACAGCGCCATGGTCGGGGGAGATCCGTACTGCTGTGAGCTGCTGCTGTACGATCACGCCCAGCTGGGCTACAGTGATGAGAACGGCTGGCAAGAGATTCATCAA GCTTGTCGTCATGGAAACGTGCAGCACCTTGAGCACCTGTTATTCTATGGAGCGGAGATGAGCGCTCAGAATGCCTCAGGAAACACAGCGCTTCACCTGTGTGCCCTCTACAACCAG GAAGGCTGTGCTAGAGTTCTCCTATTTCGAGGAGCAAATAAAGAAATCAAGAACTACAACAACCAAACAGCATTTCAG GTTGCCATCATCGCAGGGAACTTCGACCTGGCAGAAATCATCAAGATCCATAAAACCTCAGATGTTG TGCCTTTCAGGGAGACCCCCTCGTACTCGTCTCGGCGTCGTGCGGTCTGCATATCCCCACGTCGCTCTCTGATGCGATCGGCCAGCGATAACGCTCTGGATGAGAGTCTGCCCGCCCCGTCTCCGGCCCCCTCGCTTCGCAGTCTGCCTCCACTAGAGCCTGATGACAACGTGCCCACCCAGCGCAGCCCCCAagctgctcacacacacacgcggagCCTCAGGAGACACACACGCGGGCATCTGAG CCCTGGCAGTCCTGTACAAAGAGAGCCGAGTCCTCCTGCTGTGTCTCGAGGTCCAAAGCGACGACTCTACAGCGCAGTGCCCGGCCGCACCTTCATCGCCGTCAGCTCCCACACCCCACAGGGCGAGGGTGAGATCACGCTGAACCGCGGAGAGAGGGTCAAAG TGCTAAGCATAGGTGAGGGAGGATTCTGGGAAGGTTCAGTTAAAGGACGGACCGGCTGGTTTCCTGCTCACTGTGTAGAGGAGGTCCAGATGAGACAGTATGACCCACGACTTG AGACGAGAGAAGATCGCACCAAGAGACTTTTTAGGCACTACACTGTTGGCTCCTATGACAATTATACCTCCTACAG CGATTATGTTATAGAAGAAAAAAGTGCAACACTGCAGAAAAGAGACAGCGAAGGATTTGGCTTCGTGCTTCGGGGAGCTAAAG CCGAGACGCCCATAGAGGAGTTCACGCCAACGCCTGCCTTTCCTGCCCTGCAATATCTGGAATCAGTGGACCTCGAGGGGGTGGCATGGAGGGCAGGATTAAGGACGGGGGATTTCCTCATAGAG GTGAATGGGGTGAGTGTTGTAAAGGTGGGCCACAGGCAGGTGGTATCTCTGATTCGGCAGGGTGGGAGTCGCCTCGTAATGAAGGTGGTGTCCGTCACACGCAAACCTGATACGGGGGATGTGGTCCGCAAGAAAG CCCCCCCACCTCCTAAAAGGGACCCAAGCACCAGCCTGACCCTACGCTCCAAAAGCATGACCGCAGAACTGGAGGAGCTGG AGAAGTTGGATGAGATGTTGAGTTCGCCAAAAGAACCTGTTGTAGTGATGAGGCCACGCCCCCCAGATGGAGACTGCAGAGCGGCCACTGTGAAACCGAGACCGACGAGTCGACGCATCACACAGGCTGAGATCAGT TCCTTGTTAGAGAGACAGGGTTTGCCAGGAGTGTCCTTGGGTGTGGACAGAAGTCACATGCAGCTTCCTCGAGGGATGTCCAGAACCAAGTCATTTG GTGTTCCTGAAGATGAAAGAATTTCTGCCCTGATTGGAGAGCATCGCTTCCCCCGAAGCTCCTCAATGACAGACAGCTTTAGACAAGACAGTATTCCACCGCCTCCGCAGACAGCTCCTCCACCACCTCCGACTCCCTACTTCCTTGATTCAGGGCCACCTCCTTCGTTTCTTCCACCTCCGCCCCCCTCTCGCGCTGCCAACCAGAGCCGATCTAGCTTTCGCCCGGGGGTGGAGCCTAAGCTCCACGGCCCAGTCACGACTGATCGCCAACGAAAAACCCGCTCCATGATCATTCTTCAGGACACCGCCCACTTGCCAGTGGAGCCTGCCCCTATAGCAAGACCGCAAACGCCTACCTCTGGAGCTGTTCCTCCTGAACGTGGCCGTAGGCGCGGGCCAGCTGTCGAGAACCCATATGCTAACGTAGGTCGCCTTAGTGCCGTCTACACTCCAACCAAGCCTCAACGTAGGAAGAGCCCTCTAGTCAAGCAAGGACAAGTTGAGGAAAGTGCTCAGACAAGCAGAGACCCCTCTCCTTTGGGAGGGTTACGGATACCCCACAGCAGCAGGGCAGAGCAGTTCCAACAGCAGGTTCTCTCAGAGCGAGCCAGGATCACACCCCCTGGGGCTCGACGCAGGCCTAGCGTTTTCCTGTCTGTGGAAGGGGGCGCAACAGAACCACAGACAACCCCGTTACTGTCTCAGTCTCACTCAGTGGACGAATTGGCTGAGTTGCCTCCACCCGCACCTATGCTCTCCCCTGGCCCACCACCAGGGGGAACCACTTTTATACATCCTCTAACAGGTCGACCACTGGATCCCTCCTCACCATTAGCGCTTGCACTGGCCGCACGAGAACGGGCTCTTAGTGGCCGGACTACACCCACTCCTACACCGTCACCCACACCTTCTCCCACTCAAGGCAGAGCAGTGGAGAGGCCAGAGACAGAGGGAGGAGCAACACCTCCTGCTCCTCTTGAGGCTCCTCCTTCAAATTCATGGCGAGATGAACCTGTCAGTATCACAGAGTCGACTAGCCAAGTGACTAGCGGTAGCCCGGGGTCTGGACGAAGCCTAGAAGAGTCATTAGCGGCACCGAGCGTTCAAGGCGTCCAAACTACATTAATGGATACAGAGCATAGCCAACCAGCAGTCCCACCCCCCATGCCCTCCCCTGCCCCCACCCTCTCGAATCTAACCACACGAAGTCTGACTATGAGCTCGGAGGAGGATGCAGAGCCCTACACAGTGACTCTGCCCCCTGCTCTGCTCTCTTCAAGCGACGAGGAAACAAGAGAGGAGCTTCGAAAGATAGGCCTCGTGCCACCCCCTCAACCCTTCTCGAATGGCCTTCTAATTAAAGAAACACCCAAAGCCACCCTAAGCATTTCACCTACTGGATCACGACCATCTATTGCCAAGACTTCCTCTGGTAAAGCAAGTGATTCAACAGCGGACTCTGGGGTTGAAGACCCTCATATGGAGACCACCAGTACTGTTTCCACAGTCTCCAGCATGTCCACCTTGTCTTCAGAGAGCACAGATTCCGCTCATGCAAGCAAACCACGTTGTGGGGTGGGGCGTGGTCGCCCCGCCCATCTCAGGGACCCACTGCTTAAACAGTCATCAGACAGCGAGCTGCTTCCACACCCACCCAGCACAGGCCCCACCCGTCCACGCTACCTATTCCAAAGACGCTCCAAACTCTGGGGGGAGGAGCCCCGGACCCAGGTGGGTGGGGCTGATGAAAGTCGGCCTGCTGCTATGGGGGCAGAGTTACTAAGTAAAGACACTCATTCACTGGGGGAGGAGCCACCAATGGGAGCACCTCTTGACCCTGGCAGGAGGTCACCTGTGGGAGGAGCCAG ATGTGAGGAGAATGGAGGAGAGAGTAAATC ACTATTTAGCAGTTTAGGTGAGCTTCACACCATTTCCCAGAGGAGTTACGGCACCACCTTCACCATCCGGCCTGGTAGCCGATACCCTGTGACCCGTAGGACTCCCAGCCCTGGAGCCACCCCTGAACGGAGTGAACCGCTGGGCCCCGTACGTACTTTCGGTCCCCATCACCACCATCACACCATCCTCAAGTCCTCTAGCCTGAGTTTACCCCAGGAGCCCAAGGAGGTGCGTTTCGTCATGAGGAGCGCCAGCGCCCGAGCCCGCAGCCGATCTCCATCACCTTCCCCATGCGCTTCCCCTTGCCCCTCACCGGTTCTTGGAGGCCCACTTCTTGCCCTGCGACCATTCAGACAGCGCCCCCTAGCACTTTGGAGTAAGTATGACGTGGGAGAATGGCTAGAGAGTGTAGGACTAGGGGAACACCGCGCCCGGTTTTTGGAGCATGAGATTGAAGGCGCGCACCTGCCTGCCCTCACCAAGGACGATCTGGCAGAGTTAGGAGTGACTCGAGTGGGACACAGAATGAACATTGAACGTGCGCTAAAGCAGCTGCTAGATAGTTGA